A DNA window from Calliphora vicina chromosome 1, idCalVici1.1, whole genome shotgun sequence contains the following coding sequences:
- the LOC135962208 gene encoding uncharacterized protein LOC135962208 isoform X2: MESNLNKEEVTVQSLITSVPATSDGVQTGRQSSSSSACKEPISEVGNLASVVEKASRSKDKEGTDPRVNPSQSLPNKIGEESDTYKSTKLTGEVFNTYKFTKSVEKLKLKKKRPSGAQRRKASKLLKRAIKQYCKNQPIYECKQKQLSGVCKRRMAFLLSNGYSKDEAMALARNPLDVEKIAQQIRQKSIEREPRASCEKFTYCRNITQEDDKFQAFAERKRQSSFEGIVRKTTFGQTPSEMFIKRTTVQSMIPHSKEVVGFFHNSVHDDTDRILFFIQCQNDGLNVDAWKLLRRSNKNTNNVMLSLTIDEISAAKLEETRGKIFYKFRQIRLHVKDVVDRPEAAITSTDMWSFETISLQAPSRG; encoded by the coding sequence GGTGCAGAGCTTAATAACCTCAGTACCGGCGACTAGTGATGGTGTGCAAACAGGCCGCCAGTCGTCGTCATCAAGCGCCTGTAAGGAACCAATTTCGGAGGTGGGAAACTTGGCTTCCGTTGTTGAGAAAGCATCAAGAAGTAAAGATAAGGAAGGGACGGATCCGAGGGTGAACCCATCGCAATCCCTGCCAAATAAGATAGGTGAGGAATCCGATACCTACAAGTCCACAAAGTTAACTGGCGAGGTATTCAATACCTATAAATTcacaaaaagtgttgaaaaactaaaattgaagaAGAAGAGACCTTCTGGTGCACAACGCAGGAAAGCCTCAAAACTGTTAAAGAGAGCAATAAagcaatattgtaaaaatcaacCAATATAtgaatgtaaacaaaaacaattaagtGGTGTCTGTAAAAGAAGAATGGCCTTTCTGCTTTCAAATGGATATAGTAAAGACGAAGCAATGGCTCTGGCAAGAAATCCACTGGATGTGGAAAAGATTGCTCAACAAATTAGACAGAAATCAATTGAGAGGGAACCTAGAGCGTCGTGTGAAAAATTCACTTACTGCAGAAACATTACACAGGAAGATGATAAATTCCAGGCATTTGCTGAAAGAAAGCGACAAAGTTCATTTGAAGGAATTGTGAGGAAAACAACATTTGGACAAACACCTTCAGAAATGTTTATCAAGAGAACAACAGTACAATCAATGATACCTCACTCAAAAGAAGTTGTTGGATTTTTCCACAACTCAGTTCATGATGACACTGACCGAATTCTATTCTTTATTCAGTGCCAAAATGATGGACTCAATGTGGATGCATGGAAATTGCTTCgaagatcaaataaaaacacCAACAATGTAATGTTGTCACTTACAATTGATGAAATATCTGCGGCCAAACTGGAAGAAACAAGAggtaaaattttctacaaatttcGACAAATAAGACTGCATGTCAAGGATGTCGTTGATAGGCCAGAAGCAGCAATAACAAGTACTGATATGTGGTCGTTTGA